A DNA window from Staphylococcus warneri contains the following coding sequences:
- the thiM gene encoding hydroxyethylthiazole kinase: protein MNNLEKLRNENPLIVCYTNDVVKNFTANGLLSIGASPAMSEAPEEAKDFYQVASGLLINIGTLTHNNEADLIKIGKIANQIGTPIVFDPVAVGASQYRKDFCKNFLNGVKVAVIKGNASEILTLIDNNTTMKGTDGDSSLNAIDIAKKAYQKYQTAIVITGKEDIVVQDDKVTKLSNGSPMSAKITGAGCLLGGIIASFLFRNQHPQQETLVEAVSFYNIAGEVAEEADHAKGPGSFLSELLDQLYLLNYQTYKKFVSKEEVE, encoded by the coding sequence ATGAATAATTTAGAAAAGCTAAGAAATGAGAACCCTTTAATTGTATGTTATACAAACGATGTAGTTAAGAATTTTACTGCAAATGGATTATTAAGTATTGGTGCAAGTCCGGCAATGAGTGAAGCACCAGAAGAGGCTAAAGATTTTTATCAAGTTGCGAGTGGATTACTTATTAATATTGGTACACTTACGCATAATAATGAAGCAGATTTAATTAAGATAGGTAAAATTGCAAATCAAATTGGTACACCAATTGTTTTTGATCCTGTCGCAGTAGGAGCTTCACAATACAGAAAAGATTTTTGTAAAAACTTTTTAAATGGAGTTAAAGTTGCAGTGATTAAAGGCAACGCTTCAGAAATCTTGACTCTCATTGATAACAATACAACAATGAAGGGTACTGATGGAGATAGTTCGCTAAATGCAATAGATATTGCTAAGAAGGCTTATCAAAAATATCAAACTGCAATTGTAATCACAGGAAAAGAAGATATTGTTGTTCAAGATGACAAAGTGACTAAACTTTCGAACGGTTCACCAATGTCTGCTAAAATCACAGGTGCTGGTTGCCTATTAGGTGGAATTATTGCTAGTTTCTTATTTAGAAATCAGCATCCTCAACAAGAAACACTTGTCGAAGCAGTAAGTTTTTATAATATAGCTGGAGAAGTTGCTGAAGAAGCAGATCATGCTAAAGGTCCTGGCTCATTTTTGTCTGAATTGCTAGATCAATTGTATTTATTGAATTATCAAACCTATAAAAAATTTGTTAGCAAAGAAGAGGTTGAATAA
- the thiE gene encoding thiamine phosphate synthase, with protein MSFKASELKIYFICGTQDIPENQTIQDILTQALEAGITMFQFREKGDKALSGLNKEKLAKELQALCNTYSVPFIVNDDVSLAKRINADGIHVGQDDEAVRAFSNDFQDKIIGLSVGNLYEYEKSDLTNVDYIGVGPMFETPSKSDANAPVGPDMIKQLRQKMGKFPMVAIGGITEDNVGLIANAGADGISVISAISRSNNIDNTVNEFKKYFK; from the coding sequence ATGTCATTTAAAGCTTCAGAATTAAAAATTTACTTTATATGTGGCACTCAAGATATACCAGAAAATCAAACTATTCAAGACATCCTTACACAAGCTTTAGAAGCTGGCATAACGATGTTTCAATTTAGAGAAAAAGGCGACAAGGCTTTATCTGGATTGAATAAAGAAAAATTAGCTAAAGAGTTACAAGCGCTATGTAACACATATTCTGTACCATTTATTGTTAATGATGATGTGTCTCTAGCTAAGCGTATTAATGCTGATGGTATTCACGTTGGTCAAGATGATGAAGCGGTTAGAGCCTTTTCAAATGACTTTCAAGATAAGATTATTGGTCTTAGTGTCGGTAATTTGTATGAGTATGAAAAATCGGATCTCACTAATGTTGATTACATCGGAGTTGGACCAATGTTTGAAACGCCATCTAAAAGTGATGCTAATGCACCTGTAGGACCTGATATGATTAAACAATTAAGACAAAAAATGGGTAAATTTCCTATGGTTGCCATTGGCGGTATTACTGAAGATAATGTAGGACTCATTGCTAATGCAGGGGCTGATGGTATTTCAGTGATTTCAGCAATAAGTAGAAGTAACAATATTGACAACACTGTTAATGAATTCAAGAAATATTTCAAGTAA
- the yidC gene encoding membrane protein insertase YidC, protein MKKKALLPLFLGLMVFLAGCDYSKPGARSGFFYNTFVDPMKHLLQWLGNDVLHNDYGLAIIILVFVIRLVLLPFMLSNYKNSHMMREKMKVAKPEVDGIQEKVKRARTQEEKMAANQELMEVYKKYDMNPMKSMLGCLPMLIQMPIIMGLYFVLKDKLVSGLSVHPHFLWFNLTKPDIWITIIAGVLYFIQAYVSSKTMPQEQRQMGYMMMIVSPIMIIWISLSSASALGLYWSVSAAFLVVQTHFANMYYSKLAKKEVEPLLEKFDQDGKSSNKKGKNTQVVSKKNKK, encoded by the coding sequence ATGAAGAAAAAAGCGTTGCTACCTTTGTTTTTAGGTTTAATGGTCTTTTTAGCAGGCTGTGATTATTCAAAACCTGGAGCTCGTAGTGGATTTTTCTATAATACGTTCGTTGATCCAATGAAACACTTATTACAGTGGTTGGGTAACGATGTTTTACACAATGATTATGGTTTAGCTATTATCATTTTAGTATTTGTTATTCGTCTTGTGTTACTTCCATTCATGTTATCTAACTATAAAAATAGTCATATGATGCGTGAAAAAATGAAAGTTGCTAAACCTGAAGTAGATGGTATTCAGGAAAAGGTTAAACGTGCACGCACTCAAGAAGAGAAAATGGCGGCTAACCAAGAATTAATGGAAGTCTATAAAAAATATGATATGAATCCAATGAAGAGCATGCTAGGTTGTTTACCAATGCTAATTCAAATGCCTATTATCATGGGATTATACTTTGTTCTTAAGGACAAGTTAGTCAGTGGCTTATCTGTACACCCTCATTTTTTATGGTTTAATTTAACTAAACCAGATATTTGGATTACAATTATTGCAGGTGTGCTTTACTTTATTCAAGCATATGTTTCAAGTAAAACTATGCCACAAGAACAACGTCAAATGGGTTACATGATGATGATTGTATCACCAATCATGATTATTTGGATTTCATTAAGTTCAGCTTCAGCTTTAGGTTTATATTGGTCAGTCAGTGCAGCATTCTTAGTTGTACAAACACACTTTGCTAATATGTATTATTCTAAACTTGCTAAAAAAGAAGTTGAACCATTACTTGAAAAATTTGATCAAGACGGCAAGTCATCAAATAAAAAAGGTAAAAATACTCAAGTCGTTTCAAAGAAAAATAAAAAATAA
- a CDS encoding HD domain-containing protein, giving the protein MKNEERIQIALNYMKEFHKNDYSGHDVAHVQRVHALAKYIAKKEGFEHSFIIELSSILHDTIDPKLVNEQQAKDTLIEFLNNIELSIDDQNHVIHIIENMSYKNGSNNHIELSTEGQIVRDADRLDAIGAIGIARTFQFAGYFNEPMWTEAKVPDDFSDHTLTQLPPSAIKHFYEKLFKLKDLMHTKTAKHIATQRHEFMKTFVSQFLDEWHYI; this is encoded by the coding sequence ATGAAAAATGAAGAACGCATTCAAATTGCTCTAAATTATATGAAAGAATTCCATAAAAATGACTACAGTGGTCATGATGTTGCACATGTTCAACGTGTACATGCATTAGCAAAGTATATTGCTAAGAAAGAAGGTTTTGAACATTCTTTTATTATTGAATTATCAAGTATTCTACATGATACCATTGATCCTAAATTAGTAAATGAACAACAAGCTAAAGACACCTTAATAGAATTTCTAAATAATATTGAATTATCTATAGATGATCAAAATCATGTTATACATATTATTGAGAATATGAGTTATAAGAATGGTTCTAACAACCATATTGAATTATCAACCGAAGGTCAAATTGTGAGAGATGCCGATCGTTTAGATGCCATTGGAGCTATTGGTATTGCTAGAACATTTCAATTTGCAGGTTATTTCAATGAACCAATGTGGACAGAAGCAAAGGTTCCTGATGATTTTAGCGATCATACTCTAACACAATTACCACCTTCCGCTATCAAACACTTTTATGAAAAATTATTTAAACTTAAAGATTTAATGCATACTAAAACTGCTAAGCATATTGCAACGCAACGACATGAATTTATGAAGACTTTTGTTTCCCAATTCTTAGATGAATGGCACTATATATAA
- the cls gene encoding cardiolipin synthase, giving the protein MVEIFTMTFAHSNLIINIILIGAFILNLAFAFTIIFMERRSANSIWAWLLVLVFLPLLGFILYLLFGRQIQRDHIFTLDKDDKVGLEMIVDEQLEALKDKNFSKGNHQIVKFKEMVQMLLYNNAAFLTTDNDLMIYTDGHQKFDDLLEDIKNAKDYIHIQYYIFHSDELGKTILKALEDKAEAGIEVKMLYDDMGSRDLRKKDLKAFRKKGGHAEAFFPSKLPLINLRMNNRNHRKIVVIDGKIGYVGGFNVGDEYLGKSKKFGYWRDTHLRVEGDAVNALQLRFILDWNSQSTRDNITYEERYFPDVDSGGTIGIQIASSGPDEEWEQIKYGYLKMISSAKKSIYIQSPYFIPDQAFLDSIKIAALGGVEVNIMTPNMPDHPFVYWATLKNVASLLEAGVNVYQYNNGFLHSKTLIIDDEVASVGTANMDHRSFTLNFEVNAFIYDEGIARSLKQAFIEDMKVSDQLTKEKYASRSLWIKFKEGISQLLSPIL; this is encoded by the coding sequence ATGGTCGAAATATTCACAATGACTTTCGCTCATTCCAATCTAATTATCAATATTATTTTGATTGGTGCTTTTATTTTGAACTTAGCTTTCGCCTTTACTATTATTTTTATGGAAAGACGCAGTGCTAATTCAATATGGGCATGGTTATTAGTCCTTGTATTTTTACCTTTATTAGGTTTTATATTATATCTACTTTTTGGCCGTCAGATTCAAAGAGATCATATTTTCACATTGGATAAAGACGATAAAGTAGGCCTTGAAATGATTGTTGATGAACAACTTGAAGCCTTAAAAGATAAAAACTTTTCAAAAGGGAATCATCAAATTGTTAAATTTAAAGAAATGGTCCAAATGTTGTTATATAATAATGCAGCGTTTTTAACAACAGATAATGATTTAATGATATATACTGACGGTCATCAAAAATTTGATGATTTATTAGAAGATATAAAAAATGCTAAAGATTATATACATATTCAATATTATATCTTTCACAGTGATGAACTTGGCAAGACCATTTTGAAGGCTTTAGAAGATAAAGCTGAAGCTGGTATTGAAGTTAAAATGTTATATGATGACATGGGTTCAAGGGACTTAAGGAAAAAGGATTTGAAAGCATTTCGTAAAAAAGGTGGTCACGCTGAAGCCTTTTTCCCATCAAAACTACCCCTTATTAATTTACGAATGAATAATCGAAACCACCGTAAAATTGTTGTGATAGACGGTAAAATAGGATACGTGGGTGGATTTAATGTTGGTGACGAATATTTAGGTAAATCTAAAAAGTTTGGATATTGGCGTGATACGCACTTACGTGTTGAAGGAGATGCAGTGAACGCCCTTCAATTAAGATTTATCCTAGATTGGAATTCTCAATCTACTCGTGACAATATAACTTACGAAGAACGCTATTTCCCAGATGTCGACTCAGGTGGCACTATTGGAATACAAATAGCTTCTAGTGGTCCGGATGAAGAATGGGAGCAAATTAAATATGGCTATTTAAAGATGATTTCTTCTGCTAAAAAGTCGATTTATATCCAATCACCATATTTCATTCCTGATCAAGCATTTTTAGATTCTATCAAAATTGCTGCACTTGGTGGTGTAGAAGTCAATATTATGACTCCAAATATGCCTGATCATCCATTTGTTTATTGGGCAACATTAAAAAATGTCGCTTCTCTTTTAGAAGCAGGTGTCAATGTATATCAATACAATAATGGATTTTTACATTCCAAAACATTAATTATTGACGATGAAGTCGCAAGTGTTGGTACTGCCAATATGGACCATAGAAGTTTTACACTAAATTTTGAGGTTAATGCCTTTATATATGATGAAGGTATTGCTCGTTCTTTAAAACAAGCCTTCATAGAAGATATGAAAGTATCAGATCAATTAACTAAGGAAAAATATGCATCACGTAGTTTATGGATCAAATTTAAAGAAGGTATATCACAACTCTTATCTCCTATTTTATAA
- the csoZ gene encoding putative copper chaperone CsoZ — translation MEGYQVQQKIVYTAGIETQEQSEAIKNLLTEMIGVYQVDIDINSGNITIEFETPANLNSIEKEIYDAGYKVLY, via the coding sequence ATGGAGGGATATCAAGTGCAACAAAAAATTGTATATACTGCTGGAATAGAAACACAAGAACAATCTGAAGCTATAAAAAATCTTTTAACTGAAATGATAGGTGTATATCAAGTTGATATTGATATCAATTCTGGAAACATAACAATTGAATTTGAGACACCTGCGAATTTAAATAGTATTGAAAAAGAAATTTATGATGCTGGATATAAAGTGCTCTATTGA
- a CDS encoding Lmo0850 family protein produces MKNSEKIQNVVNLLSSLGVNIKKTKSRLDIINTLPTTNQISHECK; encoded by the coding sequence GTGAAGAATTCAGAGAAAATTCAAAATGTGGTCAATTTATTATCATCATTAGGTGTAAATATTAAAAAAACTAAATCTCGTTTAGACATTATTAATACGTTACCTACAACAAATCAAATCAGTCACGAATGTAAATAA
- a CDS encoding FtsW/RodA/SpoVE family cell cycle protein yields MKYSSRQQPNKHWLLKVDWILVAIITLLAILSVTLISSAMGGGQYSANFGIRQILYYILGAIMAIIIMFISPKKIRNYTYLLYGIFCILLLGLLILPETPITPVINGAKSWYSFGPISIQPSEFMKIILILALSKVVARHNQFTFNKSFQSDLTLFFKIIGVSIIPMALILLQNDLGTTLVICAIIAGIMLVSGITWRLLAPIFIAAIVIGSSIILTILFKPSLIENLLGIKMYQMGRINSWLDPYSYSSGDGYHLTESLKAIGSGQLFGKGYNHGEVYIPENHTDFIFSVIGEEMGFIGSVILILLFLILVFHLIRLASRINDQYNKVFIIGYVSLIVFHVLQNIGMTVQLLPITGIPLPFISYGGSSLWSLMTGIGVILSIYYHEPKKYETLKD; encoded by the coding sequence ATGAAATATTCATCCCGTCAACAGCCTAACAAACATTGGCTACTTAAAGTAGACTGGATTTTAGTAGCAATCATTACATTGTTAGCTATATTAAGTGTTACATTAATTAGTTCTGCCATGGGTGGTGGACAATATAGCGCTAACTTTGGAATTAGACAAATATTGTACTATATACTAGGCGCAATAATGGCCATAATAATTATGTTTATTTCACCTAAAAAAATAAGAAATTATACATATTTGCTTTATGGAATTTTTTGCATATTATTATTAGGACTTTTAATATTGCCAGAAACACCTATCACACCAGTTATTAATGGTGCCAAAAGTTGGTATAGCTTTGGACCAATTAGTATCCAACCTTCTGAATTCATGAAAATTATACTTATATTAGCTTTGTCTAAAGTAGTAGCGCGACATAATCAATTTACATTTAACAAGTCATTTCAATCTGATTTGACATTATTTTTCAAAATCATAGGCGTTTCTATTATTCCAATGGCGTTAATTTTATTACAAAATGATTTAGGAACAACATTAGTTATTTGTGCAATCATTGCTGGAATTATGCTAGTGAGTGGAATTACATGGAGATTACTTGCTCCAATTTTTATTGCAGCAATCGTAATTGGTTCGTCAATTATACTTACTATTCTTTTCAAGCCATCTTTAATAGAAAACTTATTAGGTATAAAGATGTATCAAATGGGCCGAATCAATTCATGGTTGGATCCTTATTCATATAGTAGTGGAGATGGTTATCACTTAACTGAATCATTAAAGGCCATCGGTTCAGGTCAACTATTTGGTAAAGGTTATAATCATGGTGAGGTTTATATACCTGAAAACCATACCGATTTCATTTTCTCTGTTATTGGCGAAGAAATGGGGTTCATAGGATCAGTTATTCTCATTTTGTTATTTTTAATTCTAGTCTTTCATTTAATTAGATTAGCAAGTCGGATTAATGACCAATATAACAAAGTTTTTATTATAGGATATGTATCACTTATTGTTTTCCATGTTCTGCAAAATATCGGAATGACTGTTCAATTGTTACCAATTACTGGTATTCCTTTACCATTTATTAGTTATGGTGGTAGCTCATTATGGAGTTTGATGACTGGAATTGGTGTCATTTTATCTATTTATTATCATGAACCTAAAAAGTACGAAACTTTAAAAGACTAA
- a CDS encoding D-alanine--D-alanine ligase has product MTKENICIVYGGKSAEHDVSILTAQNVLNAIDKDKYQVDIIYITNDGEWKKQDNITNEIESTEDLRIDNIPTGEISQLLSKGSSGQSYDAVFPLLHGPNGEDGTIQGLFEVLDIPYVGNGVLAASSSMDKLVMKQLFEHRGLPQLPYISFLRSEFEKYENNILKLVNDKLSYPVFVKPANLGSSVGISKCNNEDELKSGIKEAFQFDRKLVIEQGVNAREIEVAVLGNDYPETTWPGEVVKDVAFYDYKSKYKDGKIQLQIPADLDQDVQMTLRNMALEAFKATDCSGLVRADFFVTEDNQIYINETNAMPGFTSFSMYPSLWENMGLSYADLIAKLIDLAKERHEDKKKNKYKID; this is encoded by the coding sequence ATGACAAAAGAAAATATTTGTATCGTTTACGGAGGAAAAAGTGCAGAGCATGATGTATCAATTTTAACTGCTCAAAACGTATTAAATGCAATTGATAAAGATAAATATCAAGTTGATATTATTTATATAACAAATGATGGTGAATGGAAGAAGCAAGATAACATCACTAATGAAATAGAATCAACAGAGGATTTAAGAATTGATAACATTCCAACAGGTGAAATTTCCCAATTATTAAGCAAGGGAAGTTCAGGACAATCATATGATGCTGTATTCCCATTATTACATGGTCCAAATGGAGAAGATGGTACGATCCAAGGTTTATTCGAAGTACTTGACATTCCTTATGTAGGGAATGGCGTTTTAGCTGCATCTAGTTCAATGGATAAACTAGTTATGAAACAATTGTTTGAACATAGAGGGTTACCACAGTTACCATACATTAGTTTTTTAAGAAGTGAATTTGAAAAATATGAGAATAACATTCTTAAATTAGTTAATGATAAATTAAGTTACCCAGTTTTTGTTAAACCTGCAAACTTAGGTTCAAGTGTAGGTATTAGTAAATGTAATAATGAAGATGAATTAAAATCAGGTATTAAAGAAGCGTTCCAATTTGACCGTAAATTAGTTATAGAACAAGGTGTTAACGCACGTGAAATAGAAGTTGCAGTTTTAGGCAATGATTATCCTGAAACAACATGGCCAGGTGAAGTCGTTAAAGATGTAGCATTCTATGATTATAAATCAAAATATAAAGATGGAAAAATACAATTACAAATCCCAGCAGATTTAGACCAAGACGTACAAATGACTTTGAGAAACATGGCATTAGAAGCATTTAAAGCGACGGACTGTTCAGGTTTAGTACGTGCAGACTTCTTTGTTACTGAAGATAATCAAATTTATATTAACGAAACGAATGCAATGCCAGGTTTTACATCATTTAGTATGTATCCAAGTCTTTGGGAAAACATGGGACTTTCATATGCTGATTTAATTGCAAAATTAATTGATTTAGCTAAAGAAAGACATGAAGATAAAAAGAAAAACAAATATAAAATAGATTAA
- a CDS encoding UDP-N-acetylmuramoyl-tripeptide--D-alanyl-D-alanine ligase: MINVTLKQIKAWIDCEIDEQYLNRSIQGVTIDSRAIKKDMLFIPFKGENVDGHRFVEQALKDGAGASFYQKDVSLSENIEGPIIWVDDTLQALQDLAKAYLKYVNPKVIAVTGSNGKTTTKDMIESVLNTEFKVKKTQGNYNNEIGMPLTILDLDKDTDISILEMGMSGFHEIELLSTIAEPDIAVITNIGESHMQDLGSREGIAQAKSEITIGLKPNGTFIYDGDEPLLKPHVEQIQQANCISIGLEQGNSLVCSVNEEIDTEGIAFTINHQQQYELPILGIHNMKNAAIAIAIGQELGLSYETIQHNIKRVKLTGMRMERHETEQQVTVINDAYNASPTSMKAAIDTLSNMNGRKIIVLGDVLELGDNSQSMHEEVGSYLQNKQIDQLITFGSEATFIYNTGKQYVDEAHHFNDKDKLISHITQIVQPEDKVLIKGSRGMKLEEVVDALIK, translated from the coding sequence ATGATTAACGTAACATTAAAACAAATTAAAGCATGGATTGATTGTGAAATAGACGAACAATATCTTAATCGATCAATACAAGGTGTCACTATTGATTCCAGAGCGATAAAAAAAGATATGTTATTTATACCTTTTAAAGGTGAAAACGTCGATGGTCATCGTTTCGTTGAACAAGCACTCAAAGATGGTGCAGGTGCATCATTTTATCAAAAGGATGTATCACTGTCCGAGAATATTGAAGGACCTATCATTTGGGTAGATGATACGTTACAAGCATTGCAAGATTTAGCTAAAGCGTATTTAAAATATGTTAATCCTAAGGTCATTGCTGTTACAGGTTCTAATGGTAAAACAACAACCAAAGATATGATTGAAAGTGTACTCAACACAGAGTTTAAAGTGAAAAAGACACAAGGTAACTATAATAATGAAATTGGTATGCCTTTAACTATACTAGATTTAGATAAAGATACTGATATTTCTATTTTAGAAATGGGAATGTCAGGTTTCCATGAAATTGAATTATTATCTACGATTGCTGAACCAGACATTGCTGTAATTACTAATATTGGTGAATCGCATATGCAAGATTTAGGTTCTCGTGAAGGCATTGCTCAAGCCAAGTCAGAAATTACAATTGGCTTAAAACCAAATGGTACATTTATCTATGATGGTGATGAGCCATTATTAAAACCACATGTCGAACAAATTCAACAAGCTAATTGTATTAGCATTGGTTTAGAACAAGGTAATTCATTAGTTTGTAGTGTAAATGAAGAGATTGATACAGAAGGTATTGCATTTACAATTAATCATCAGCAACAATATGAATTACCTATATTAGGTATTCATAATATGAAAAATGCTGCTATAGCCATTGCAATAGGACAAGAATTAGGACTATCATATGAAACAATTCAACACAATATTAAACGTGTTAAATTAACAGGAATGAGAATGGAACGTCATGAAACTGAGCAACAAGTTACTGTAATTAATGATGCCTATAATGCAAGTCCGACAAGCATGAAAGCTGCCATAGATACCCTAAGCAACATGAATGGACGTAAGATTATTGTACTTGGTGATGTTCTTGAATTAGGTGACAATAGTCAAAGTATGCATGAAGAAGTCGGATCTTATTTGCAGAATAAACAAATCGATCAATTAATAACATTTGGTAGTGAAGCAACATTTATTTACAATACAGGTAAGCAATATGTTGATGAAGCACATCATTTTAATGATAAAGATAAGCTTATATCTCATATTACACAGATCGTTCAACCAGAGGATAAAGTATTAATCAAAGGTTCAAGAGGTATGAAATTAGAAGAAGTAGTCGATGCATTAATCAAATAA
- the cshA gene encoding degradosome RNA helicase CshA: protein MQNFKELGISDKTVQTLESMGFKEPTPIQKDSIPYALEGHDILGQAQTGTGKTGAFGIPLIEKVVGEQGVQSLILAPTRELAMQVAEQLKVFSKGQNVQVVTVFGGMPIERQIKALKKGPQIVVGTPGRVIDHLNRRTLKTNDIHTLILDEADEMMNMGFIDDMRFIMDKIPAEQRQTMLFSATMPKAIQTLVQQFMKTPKIIKTMNNEMSDPQIDEYYTIVKELEKFDTFTNFLDVHQPELAIVFGRTKRRVDELTSALLSKGYKAEGLHGDITQAKRLEVLKKFKNDQIDILVATDVAARGLDISGVSHVYNFDIPQDTESYTHRIGRTGRAGKEGIAVTFVNPIEMDYIRQIEDANNRRMTALRPPHRKEVLKAREDDIKEKVQNWMSKDNEPRLQRISTELLEEYNDVELVASLLQELVEANDEVEVQLTFEKPLSRKGRNSKGNNNSRRGNNKRGGGKFDNKNRRSSKGFASKKNGNKKFDRKDKSSQGSNKTMKGRTFADHQK from the coding sequence TTGCAAAATTTTAAAGAACTAGGGATTTCGGATAAAACGGTTCAAACACTTGAATCTATGGGGTTTAAAGAGCCAACTCCTATCCAAAAAGATAGTATCCCTTATGCGTTAGAAGGACATGACATCCTTGGACAAGCTCAAACAGGTACTGGTAAAACGGGTGCGTTTGGTATACCTTTAATTGAAAAGGTTGTTGGAGAACAAGGTGTTCAATCGTTAATTCTAGCGCCTACTAGAGAATTAGCTATGCAAGTTGCAGAGCAATTAAAAGTATTTAGTAAAGGTCAAAACGTACAAGTTGTTACGGTATTTGGTGGTATGCCTATAGAGCGCCAAATTAAAGCCTTGAAAAAAGGACCACAAATTGTTGTAGGTACACCAGGACGTGTAATTGACCATTTAAATAGACGCACATTAAAAACTAATGACATTCATACACTTATCTTAGACGAAGCGGATGAAATGATGAACATGGGATTCATCGATGATATGAGATTTATCATGGATAAAATTCCAGCTGAACAACGTCAAACAATGCTTTTCTCAGCTACAATGCCAAAAGCTATTCAAACATTAGTACAACAATTCATGAAAACACCAAAAATTATTAAAACAATGAATAATGAAATGTCCGATCCACAAATCGACGAATACTATACAATTGTGAAAGAATTAGAAAAATTCGACACTTTCACTAATTTCTTAGACGTACATCAACCAGAACTAGCAATTGTGTTTGGTCGAACAAAACGTCGTGTAGACGAATTAACAAGCGCGTTACTTTCTAAAGGATATAAAGCTGAAGGGTTACATGGTGACATCACGCAAGCTAAACGTTTAGAAGTATTGAAAAAATTCAAAAACGATCAAATTGACATTCTTGTAGCAACAGACGTAGCAGCGCGTGGTTTAGATATCTCAGGCGTAAGTCATGTTTATAACTTTGATATTCCTCAAGATACTGAAAGTTATACGCACAGAATTGGACGTACTGGTCGTGCTGGTAAAGAAGGTATCGCTGTTACTTTTGTAAATCCAATCGAAATGGATTATATTCGTCAAATCGAAGATGCTAATAATAGAAGAATGACTGCTTTAAGACCACCACATCGTAAAGAAGTGTTGAAAGCACGTGAAGACGATATTAAAGAAAAAGTACAAAACTGGATGTCTAAAGACAATGAACCTCGTTTACAAAGAATTTCAACTGAATTACTTGAAGAATATAACGATGTTGAGTTAGTTGCATCATTATTACAAGAGTTAGTTGAAGCTAATGATGAAGTTGAAGTTCAATTAACTTTTGAAAAACCACTTTCACGTAAAGGTCGCAATTCAAAAGGTAACAACAACTCTAGAAGAGGCAATAATAAACGCGGTGGCGGTAAGTTTGATAACAAAAACAGACGATCATCTAAAGGTTTTGCTTCTAAGAAAAATGGTAACAAGAAATTTGACCGTAAAGATAAATCATCTCAAGGTTCAAACAAAACTATGAAAGGTCGCACATTTGCTGACCATCAAAAATAA
- a CDS encoding PH domain-containing protein produces the protein MDNTFHKSPKNALIYYFITSGLNLIFEIIIFTILFYLWNQFNWWHFIIYIYILLWGISLIRFFYVPLINYYFLHYRIHNNILEVKSTFFFKHQEITKVERLQFLQISTNPLAKMFKLNEISFVSAGHFIELPFVSETEAEYIEEQIFSQLRGAEYDV, from the coding sequence ATGGATAATACATTTCATAAAAGTCCAAAAAATGCTTTGATTTACTATTTTATAACCTCGGGACTTAACTTGATTTTTGAAATTATTATTTTTACTATTCTATTTTATTTATGGAATCAATTTAATTGGTGGCACTTTATCATATACATATATATCCTTTTATGGGGGATAAGTTTAATTAGGTTCTTTTATGTTCCTTTAATCAATTATTACTTTTTACACTATCGAATTCATAACAATATTTTAGAGGTAAAGTCTACTTTTTTCTTCAAACATCAAGAAATCACTAAAGTAGAAAGGCTTCAATTTTTACAAATTAGTACCAATCCGCTAGCTAAAATGTTTAAACTTAATGAAATTTCATTTGTTTCTGCTGGCCATTTTATTGAACTACCATTTGTATCGGAAACGGAAGCGGAATATATAGAAGAACAAATTTTTAGTCAATTGAGGGGAGCTGAATATGATGTTTAG